A section of the Methanoregula formicica SMSP genome encodes:
- a CDS encoding helix-turn-helix transcriptional regulator, which translates to MNRPFPARMLVTGALLLLCILPSVQAASDTGYSTTYTISITKDGSAHWQIEYRTPLLSEEDLAGFENYSRGINTVYLPELRDLMQRSAEQAALGTSRDMTVTGFTGNALVQTSPTGRFGVVTYTFEWTHFAQIDDGIVVGDAFVGGMYLARDNTLIIRYPEGYTVASVSPVPDRTSDALTWYGLRSFGPGQPSIVLNDSSLPFLPVMGGIAVLVIIIMTAIILYRRRNAGSRPEEEFPEADDAEEPPISLSKVDLETLEEKILQLLISHNGEVFQSEIVKVLGLPKSTVSTTLNDLHQRGIIQKVRKGRENLIRLVKDRE; encoded by the coding sequence ATGAATAGACCGTTCCCGGCAAGGATGCTCGTTACCGGAGCACTCCTTCTGCTCTGCATCCTGCCGTCAGTACAGGCAGCATCCGATACGGGCTATTCCACGACCTATACTATTTCTATCACAAAGGACGGTTCTGCACACTGGCAGATCGAGTACCGTACCCCGCTTCTTTCCGAAGAAGACCTGGCAGGTTTTGAGAACTACTCGCGGGGGATAAATACGGTCTACCTGCCGGAACTCCGCGACCTGATGCAGCGATCCGCTGAGCAGGCAGCTCTTGGCACTTCCCGGGACATGACGGTTACCGGTTTCACCGGCAATGCCCTTGTCCAGACGTCCCCGACCGGCAGGTTCGGCGTTGTCACATATACGTTCGAATGGACGCATTTTGCGCAGATTGACGACGGAATTGTTGTCGGTGATGCCTTTGTCGGGGGAATGTACCTTGCACGGGACAATACCCTGATCATCAGGTATCCCGAGGGTTACACCGTGGCATCCGTCAGTCCAGTACCGGACCGTACCAGCGACGCACTTACATGGTATGGCCTGCGTTCCTTCGGGCCCGGGCAGCCTTCCATTGTGCTGAACGATTCCTCCCTTCCGTTCCTCCCGGTGATGGGAGGGATAGCGGTCCTTGTGATCATTATCATGACCGCAATCATTCTTTACCGCAGGAGGAATGCAGGGAGCCGTCCTGAAGAGGAGTTTCCAGAGGCGGATGATGCGGAAGAGCCGCCAATATCCCTTTCAAAAGTCGACCTTGAGACACTTGAGGAGAAGATCCTCCAGCTGCTCATATCACACAACGGGGAGGTGTTCCAGTCAGAGATTGTCAAAGTTTTGGGACTCCCGAAATCGACGGTAAGTACGACGCTCAACGACCTTCACCAGAGAGGGATTATCCAGAAGGTGAGGAAGGGCAGGGAGAACCTGATCCGGCTGGTAAAAGACAGGGAATGA
- a CDS encoding DUF5667 domain-containing protein, whose protein sequence is MMRTRYGFILCLTLLALAGCAGVAAAAPAEAGQADTIQPYNGVIGPGNSLYGLKLAFEDLDESFTVNQSERLQKQIRHADLRLAELKRELSENKTDTADIALEHYRLKINQTADILEPVPVNGTGPVPEIDETGLLHAREMIAKHQRVLGDLIQSHPNNTGLERAYNNSVRLEQKFENKIQNIRTVQQQARQNLSLRPDLQDNQTPQTPGPADENALKDRNKFTGNTTQNKDRNELGINQSPGDLNRRQADSATGREQQGQNGQQTNTGNHKDAAGDNQQITPDQTQNTRTNNNNPKPVETINKNANGNGNGNTRPAGR, encoded by the coding sequence TGCCGAAGCCGGGCAGGCGGATACCATCCAGCCCTATAACGGTGTTATCGGCCCCGGTAATTCGTTGTACGGACTGAAACTTGCATTTGAAGATCTCGATGAATCATTCACCGTTAACCAGAGCGAGAGACTGCAAAAACAGATCCGGCACGCGGATCTCCGGCTTGCCGAACTGAAACGTGAACTCTCAGAGAACAAAACAGATACTGCCGACATTGCCCTGGAACACTACCGGTTGAAAATCAACCAGACCGCCGACATCCTGGAACCCGTGCCGGTCAATGGCACAGGCCCTGTACCGGAGATCGATGAGACGGGACTCCTGCATGCACGGGAGATGATTGCCAAGCACCAGCGGGTCCTGGGAGATCTCATCCAGAGCCACCCGAATAATACCGGCCTCGAGCGTGCTTACAACAATAGTGTCCGGCTCGAACAAAAGTTCGAAAACAAGATACAGAATATCAGGACAGTTCAGCAACAGGCAAGGCAGAACCTGTCGTTACGCCCGGACCTTCAGGATAACCAGACACCCCAGACACCCGGGCCCGCGGATGAAAACGCGTTGAAAGACAGGAACAAATTCACGGGAAATACCACGCAGAATAAGGACCGGAATGAGCTGGGGATAAACCAGTCACCCGGAGACCTGAATCGCCGGCAGGCGGATAGCGCCACAGGGAGGGAGCAGCAGGGACAGAACGGGCAGCAGACAAATACCGGGAACCACAAAGACGCTGCGGGAGATAACCAGCAAATAACTCCCGATCAGACCCAGAACACCAGGACCAACAACAATAATCCCAAGCCGGTGGAAACCATCAACAAGAATGCCAACGGCAATGGTAATGGAAATACCCGGCCTGCCGGCAGGTAA